In Candidatus Desulfofervidus auxilii, one genomic interval encodes:
- a CDS encoding glycosyltransferase family 4 protein, with protein MPKIKILHLESAMGFGGQQIRILNKIRALREKNYWITLGAFPKSEIFKKACQMELKVYPLPLKKRDLKGIFAVLDLIKKEHIHILHTHTSWDSWLGGIVKTIYPKFALIRTRHVSTPIGRTPLSWLLYNVFPHYIITTGEAIKNQLINYNKFNPKKIVSIPTGVDLAVFDPDKVKPGLLPPNGFNIGMISIFLEWKGHKYFILAAKEILKEIPHAEFYIVGNGNKRARARIEKQIQDFNLQNKVHLLGFREDIPQILASLNVLVHPSYAGEGLPQAILQALAMKKPVITTNIGSIYEVIKHRETGLIVPHQDPQAITEAVLELYKSPALREKLGKKGRKLVEQRYSFAKMIEEIENIYNSCRQ; from the coding sequence ATGCCTAAGATAAAAATTCTACATCTAGAAAGTGCCATGGGTTTTGGAGGACAACAAATCAGGATTTTAAACAAAATAAGGGCACTAAGAGAAAAAAATTATTGGATTACTTTAGGGGCATTCCCCAAAAGTGAGATTTTTAAAAAGGCCTGTCAAATGGAACTCAAGGTTTATCCTTTGCCTTTAAAAAAAAGGGACTTAAAAGGAATTTTTGCGGTTTTAGATTTAATAAAAAAAGAACATATTCATATATTACATACTCATACCAGTTGGGATAGCTGGCTAGGAGGGATAGTTAAAACTATTTATCCCAAATTTGCCCTGATCAGAACTAGACATGTTTCTACCCCTATCGGAAGAACCCCTCTAAGCTGGCTACTTTATAATGTATTTCCTCATTATATCATCACCACCGGTGAGGCTATTAAAAATCAGTTAATAAATTACAATAAGTTTAATCCTAAAAAGATTGTTTCTATCCCTACAGGTGTAGATTTGGCTGTGTTTGACCCTGATAAAGTAAAACCAGGATTACTTCCACCAAATGGTTTTAATATAGGAATGATTTCTATCTTTTTAGAATGGAAGGGACACAAATACTTTATTTTAGCTGCAAAAGAAATTTTAAAAGAAATTCCCCATGCTGAATTTTATATAGTAGGCAATGGGAACAAAAGAGCCCGGGCAAGGATAGAAAAACAAATCCAAGATTTTAATTTACAAAATAAAGTCCATTTACTTGGATTTAGAGAAGACATACCCCAGATTTTAGCCTCTTTAAATGTATTGGTGCATCCTTCTTATGCTGGTGAAGGCTTACCGCAGGCAATTTTGCAAGCCTTAGCCATGAAAAAACCAGTTATTACTACCAATATAGGTAGTATTTACGAAGTAATAAAACATAGAGAAACAGGTTTAATCGTTCCGCACCAAGATCCACAAGCCATTACTGAAGCAGTTTTAGAGTTATATAAAAGCCCTGCTTTGAGAGAAAAATTGGGTAAAAAAGGACGGAAATTGGTAGAACAAAGATATTCCTTTGCTAAAATGATAGAGGAGATTGAAAATATTTATAATTCCTGTAGGCAATGA
- a CDS encoding O-antigen ligase family protein translates to MAEEKKSGVIAELLEKTTYVFILLTLFSLPLFEAPKNIAFVSALFLFFIGSVLYRKKFPLAGIDKALLLFLFLTLVSAIFSPYRDYALKKGAWDTFRFVMLFFLVKYSIDTKAKIKFAILIIIISMMIGDLIGIKHYLEAPSLESINFIGYRTSTATYLALFLSLTFGILLTNKPKKNPFFFLVVAATILTLGVLSLSLTRATLFSVSVIFLIFCALRRHFKILALGCLLIILFLFLFVPLKERIKMLKPDFYVRCAIWQGALKIIKDRPFLGIGPKTYSLKENRVKYNLPRDIRSSDAHNVFLNIASERGLIGLFSFLIFLGLYLHLLSKTRNREGEIITPLWYACLGNFIHLFVIGIGYSMLSTESAMLFMAILGLFSSSIKVERV, encoded by the coding sequence ATGGCCGAAGAAAAGAAAAGCGGAGTTATAGCAGAACTATTAGAGAAAACGACTTATGTTTTCATTTTACTGACCCTATTTTCACTACCACTCTTTGAGGCCCCTAAAAATATTGCATTTGTAAGTGCTTTATTTCTTTTCTTTATAGGAAGCGTTCTTTATAGAAAAAAGTTTCCACTTGCGGGCATTGATAAGGCATTATTACTTTTCCTTTTCCTGACCCTGGTCAGCGCCATTTTTTCCCCTTATAGAGATTATGCCCTAAAAAAAGGTGCCTGGGATACCTTCAGGTTTGTTATGCTCTTTTTTCTGGTCAAATACAGCATTGACACCAAAGCTAAAATAAAGTTTGCTATCTTGATTATTATCATTTCCATGATGATAGGAGACCTTATAGGGATAAAGCACTATTTAGAAGCACCCTCTCTAGAATCTATTAATTTTATTGGTTATCGCACTAGTACTGCTACCTATTTAGCACTCTTTCTTTCCTTAACTTTTGGCATATTGCTAACTAATAAACCAAAGAAAAATCCTTTTTTCTTTCTGGTAGTAGCCGCTACTATCTTGACTCTTGGAGTGCTTTCTCTGTCCTTAACCAGGGCCACCCTTTTTTCTGTAAGTGTAATATTTTTAATCTTCTGTGCCCTCAGAAGGCATTTTAAGATACTAGCCCTTGGGTGCCTTTTGATTATTCTGTTTCTATTTCTTTTTGTCCCATTAAAGGAAAGGATTAAAATGTTGAAGCCTGATTTTTATGTTCGCTGTGCAATTTGGCAAGGAGCCTTGAAGATAATAAAGGATAGACCCTTTTTAGGCATTGGGCCCAAAACTTACAGTCTTAAAGAAAATCGAGTAAAATACAATCTTCCTAGAGATATAAGGAGCAGTGATGCCCACAATGTTTTTTTAAATATTGCTAGTGAGAGAGGGTTAATTGGGCTTTTCTCCTTCCTTATTTTTTTAGGGTTATATTTGCATCTACTTTCCAAAACCAGGAATAGAGAGGGCGAGATTATTACCCCTTTATGGTATGCCTGCCTTGGGAACTTTATTCACCTTTTTGTGATTGGAATAGGATACTCAATGTTGAGCACAGAAAGTGCTATGCTCTTTATGGCTATTTTGGGCCTATTTTCATCGAGTATAAAAGTTGAGCGAGTTTAG